One Gambusia affinis linkage group LG15, SWU_Gaff_1.0, whole genome shotgun sequence genomic window carries:
- the ublcp1 gene encoding ubiquitin-like domain-containing CTD phosphatase 1, giving the protein MSVSVIIKWGGQEYSISSLSEEDTVMDLKQSIKSLTGVLPERQKLLGLKIKGKPAEDEVKLGSLKLKPNTKIMMMGTREESLEDVLAPPPDNDDVVNDFDIEEEVIEVENREENLAKIARRVKDYKVEELNPPREGKRLLVLDVDYTLFDHKSCAETGQELMRPFLHEFLTSAYENYDIVIWSATSMKWIEAKMKELGVTDNPSYKITFMLDSGAMITVHTPKRGVVEVKPLGVIWGKYGEFYNRKNTIMFDDIGRNFLMNPQNGLKIRPFMKAHLNREKDRELSKLAQYLKEIAKLEDFSGLNHKHWERYLSKRQQH; this is encoded by the exons ATGTCTGTGTCAGTGATCATAAAGTGGGGAGGACAGGAGTACTCCATCAGTTCTCTTTCTGAGGAGGACACTGTGATGGACCTGAAACAGTCTATCAAGAGTCTGACTGGGGTGTTACCAGAGAGACAGAAACTACTGGGACTAAAGATTAAAG GTAAACCTGCAGAGGATGAGGTTAAGCTGGGCTCTTTGAAACTAAAGCCTAATACCAAAATTATGATGATGGGTACCAGAGAAGAAAGCCTG gaagaTGTTTTAGCTCCTCCCCCAGACAATGACGATGTTGTAAATGATTTTGACATTGAGGAGGAAGTCATAGAGGTAGAGAACAG AGAGGAGAATCTTGCTAAAATAGCTCGCAGAGTCAAAGACTATAAAGTCGAGGAACTGAATCCTCCCAGAGAAGGCAAGAGGCTCCTGGTGTTGGATGTGGACTACACTCTGTTTG ATCACAAGTCTTGTGCCGAAACGGGTCAGGAGCTGATGAGACCATTCCTTCATGAGTTTCTCACATCTGCCTATGAGAACTACGACATTGTCATCTGGT cTGCTACAAGTATGAAGTGGATAGAGGCCAAGATGAAA GAGTTGGGAGTGACAGATAACCCAAGTTACAAGATCACATTCATGTTGGACAGCGGAGCCATGATCACAGTACACACCCCGAAGAGAGGGGTGGTGGAG GTGAAGCCCTTAGGTGTGATCTGGGGAAAGTATGGAGAGTTTTACAACAGAAAGAACACCATCATGTTTGATGACATCGGACGGAATTTCCTCATGAATCCACAGAATGGACTAAAG ATCCGACCCTTCATGAAGGCCCATCTCAACAGGGAGAAGGACAGAGAGCTCTCTAAACTGGCTCAGTACCTGAAAGAAATAGCCAAGCTTGAAGACTTCAGTGGACTTAATCATAAACATTGGGAGAG